A stretch of DNA from Anaerobacillus isosaccharinicus:
TTTTCAACGACTACTTCGATGATCCAGTCGACCTCTGAAAGCCTTTTCATATCATCTTCCATATTTCCAGCTTCGATTAAGTCGATGTGACCTTTTTCAGTAAGCGGTGCAGGTTTTTGCTTAAGTAATTTTTGTATTGAAGTTTGAGCTAAACGGTTACGCACCTGCATATCTTGTAATGTAAGGCCTCTTTGTTTTTCCTCTTCTGTCAGGTCACGTGGGACGATGTCTAATAATAATGTTGGAATGCCAATGTTCGCTAAATGAGCGGCAATCCCAGATCCCATGACTCCTGATCCTAAAATAGCTACTTTACCGATTCTTCCGATCATAAGTACCTCCTTCTCTCCTTTGAATGAATACTCATTCATTTTTTGAAGAAAAAATTTTTGCACGACTGTGCACGATAAAATCCAATTAACTTTCTACAGTTCTAACTATATAAGAGTTCACAAAATTGTGCAATATAAAATACAGAAAAATTTAATTTATTTTGAATTTTATAAACAATGGAGTCAATTTCATAATTACAGAAACCGACTTAATCCAAATTAAGTGTAGTTGCGAGAAACTCTACGCGAGTACACTTCATTAACAATCGATAAACTTTCTTTCATAATTCTCCCTCCACCCATTTCATCTAAATATAGGTAGGATAGTTCGTTTTGCATTTACAAACAATAACTTACGAAAGCATGTCTTTCACTTTTATCAAGGAGGTTAAAAACTATGCAACAACAAATGCAGTCAAATCAAATCGGGCAGCAAGGTGTAATGTCACAACCACCAACTATTGTTACAGGGAAAGATCAGTTTTATATTTCAGATATGCTGTCTTGGAATTTGTTAGCAATGAAAAAAGCACACTTCTTTGCTCAGCAATGCACAGATCCACAAATTAAAACGGCCCTTGAGCAGTGTGGTCAAATGCACCAACGACATTATGAAAAGATCATTACTCACCTGCAAAATCCAAACCAGCCTTCGCAAAGCCAACTGCAATAAGGAGGAAATATGATGAGCAACCAAAACATGAAAATTCAAAACCCTAAGACACAAACACCTGAAACTCCACAAATGAGTGATCGTGACTTTATTAACGATTGCCTATCTACAGAAAAATACATGACTAATTCTTATAGTACGGCGATGAACGAGGCTAGTCATGAAAGCTTGTATCAAGATTTAAACCAAATCTTTAACGAAACACAAAATTGCCAACGTCAATTATTTAACCTGATGTTTGAAAAAGGTTGGTATTCGTTTGAAGCTGCAGATCAGCAGAAACTAAACCAAACGTATCAACAGTTCTCGGGATATTCTAACCAATTCCCTTATGGAAACACGATTTCATAAAATTATAAGGACTTGCACCTACAAGCAAGTCCTTTTTTTCATCTAGTCATATGACTAGATATGTCATTAGATATATTTTTCGAAAAAATTGCACATTTTGACAGTTTTTACTGTTATAATGGAAAAAGTGAAGTAAAAGTGAAACAAAAGGGAGCGTACGATATGTCATGAAGGATAGTAAAATTTATGCCTCAATGATTTTAAGCATTTTATCCTCCAGCAAAGACAAAACCTCAGCACTTAGAGCAGTACAACAAAACTTTGTTTTTCAGGGTACTTTAAGAATGGACATTGAAGCACTGTTTGAAAAGTATAATAATTGTGAGAAAAAGTTAATTAATGAATATATATTCTTAGTCGATCAGTTCAATTCAAACACTTATCCATACTTAGCAAATATTTCTTTACGACCAACAAGAAGAACTCATTGTCATACCTCTTAAAATTCTTGCACTTATATATATCGTTTTCAAAAATTCCTTGTAATTAGCAAGGAATTTTTTATTTTCAAGGACAAGTTTTTGCTTTTTTTTCCATTTTACACCCTTGGATAAAAAGCTCAGCTATTAAGCATATTAACTATATGGAAAAAGACATGATTATTTTTGGCGTCGCTGTTGGGCTTTGGATTATTCAATTTATTTTATTTAAGGATCAACTTAGAAAGGAGGACCGTAGCGGTAGGAGAGACGGTAGCCTACATTTATTGCAAGCTGGTTTTCTACTTTGTGTCATCTCTAGTATTATTTTTTCGAAATTCTACATTGGTGAAGGAAATTTATTGCTAAGGAAAATTAGCATAGTTTTACTTATTGCAGGAATTTTTATCCGGTATTGGGCTTATTATGTGATGCGTAATCACTTTACAAGGACTATTCATCCTCATAAGGATCGACCTCTTATTAGCTACGGTCCTTATCGATATGCAAGACACCCGTTCCATGTAGGACTTTTCTTAATTACGTTAGGATTATGTTTATTTATATGTGGGCATATCATTGCAGTTGTTATTGTATTTCCTGTTTTCGGAAGCATTCTTCATTATCGAATGTCATTAGAAGAACAGGTGCTTTCACAAAAGTACGGTGAGATCTATCAAGGCTGGTGTCGCCACCGCTTCCGTTTGTTTCCGTTCCTGTATTAAAGACGTTTTAGTAGTTGTAGCAAACTTAAAGCAAAAAGTCCACCTGGAGTGGACTTTTTGGTGTTTTTGTCTTTTTTTGGGGTCTGACCCCACTTAGTTAGTGTGCCATATGACCGGATGTTAAGATCCAAATTGAACCTCCGATGATAACAACGGCTAGGAAAAAGCTATATACCATATTAATGACGTTTGCCCTTCCATCCTTGCCTTCTGTTACATGCATGAACATCGTTAATTGAAGTCCTGCTTGGAAAAGTGCAAGTGTACCAACGATTGTCATGATCGCACCTGTAGATAGGTTTGTTCGAAATGCAACAATAATCGCAAGTAACGTCATAATGATCGATGTTAAGAAGCCGAAAACTTCTTTTTTCGGGAATCTTCCTGTTGGTTTCGCCATATTAGTTCACCATCCCTTGAATATAGACGAATGTGAAAATAAAGATCCAAACGACGTCTAAGAAATGCCAATATAGACTAATAATAAAGACTTTACGCGCAGTAATAGCGGTTAAACCGCGTTGGTAGACTTGGATTAGAATTGCCAACATCCAGCCCACCCCGAGCGTCACGTGTAATCCATGTGTCCCAAGGAGTGCATATAAACTTGATAAAAACGCACTAGTTTGCATCGTTGCACCCATACCAACGTAATGAACAAACTCATACACTTCCATTCCGATAAAGGCTACACCTAATACCATTGTTACTGCTAACCAAAGCAATACACCATTTTCATTGTTACGACGCATTTCAAAAATCGCAAGACCACACGTAAAGCTACTTGTTAATAAAATAAACGTTAAGATCAACACATCTTTTAAAACAAACATATCCTGTGCCGTTGGTCCACCTACTGTTCGATCCATCAAAACAAAGTAAGTGGCGAAAAGAGTGGCAAAAAGAACGATTTCTGCACCTAGGAACACCCAGAACCCAAGAATATTCATTTGATTTTGCTCAGTTTGATATTCCAATGGTAATGATTTATCAACAGTTGCTGCCATCTATAACTCACCCCTCCAACTTTGCTCTGTTCGAGTCACTTCGTCAACGCCAACATAATAACCATCATCATAATCAAAGGAACGCATGATCAACCCTGCAAAAATTAACGTTGAAGCAACTAGCGCAGGTAGTAACCATTCAAAAACAAGGAAGAGGCCAACAATCGTAAAGACAACTCCCATAAAGAATGGAATACCTGAATTGCTCGGTAAATGCACTTTTTCAATTTCTTCTTTTAATAACCCTGTCTTCCCTTCCTTCTTCATTTTCCAGTAAGCATCGATTGAAGTTACTTCAGGAAGTTTTGCAAAGTTATAATGTTGAACTGGTGAAGCCGTTGCCCACTCTAGCGTCCGTCCATCCCATGGATCGTTGGAAACATCGCGTGAAGCGTAACGGAAACTCCAGTAAATGTTGTAACAAAATGCCGCAAATCCTGCTGCTAAAATTAATGAACCCATAAATGAAATCATCAGTAACGGTTCCCAACCAAGTCCTTCTTGGTATGTGAACATTCGACGTGACATTCCTTTTAAGCCTAAGAAGAACATCGGCATAAATGTCATGTTAAAGCCAATATTGAATAACCAGAAATGCCATCTTCCAATTTTTTCATTAAGAAGAAATCCGAAAATCTTTGGCCACCAATAGTAAAGGGCTGCAAAAACTGCAAAGACAACACCTGGAATCAGTACATAATGAAAGTGAGCCACTAAGAACATTGTATTATGGTATTGATAGTCAGCTGCCGCCATAGCAAGCATTACCCCTGTCACTCCACCAATCGTAAACGTCGGAATAAACGCGAGCGACCAAAGCATCGCATTTGTTATTTGGATCCGACCTTTACGCATTGTAAATAACCAGTTAAAAATTTTCATCCCTGTTGGTACAGCAATTAACATGGTCGTAATTGAGAACACCGAGTTAACAACTGGACCAGAGCCCATTGTGTAAAAATGATGTACCCATACAAGCATACTTAATAACGCAATACCGACAATTGA
This window harbors:
- a CDS encoding spore coat protein, coding for MMSNQNMKIQNPKTQTPETPQMSDRDFINDCLSTEKYMTNSYSTAMNEASHESLYQDLNQIFNETQNCQRQLFNLMFEKGWYSFEAADQQKLNQTYQQFSGYSNQFPYGNTIS
- a CDS encoding methyltransferase family protein; translated protein: MEKDMIIFGVAVGLWIIQFILFKDQLRKEDRSGRRDGSLHLLQAGFLLCVISSIIFSKFYIGEGNLLLRKISIVLLIAGIFIRYWAYYVMRNHFTRTIHPHKDRPLISYGPYRYARHPFHVGLFLITLGLCLFICGHIIAVVIVFPVFGSILHYRMSLEEQVLSQKYGEIYQGWCRHRFRLFPFLY
- the qoxD gene encoding cytochrome aa3 quinol oxidase subunit IV, which produces MAKPTGRFPKKEVFGFLTSIIMTLLAIIVAFRTNLSTGAIMTIVGTLALFQAGLQLTMFMHVTEGKDGRANVINMVYSFFLAVVIIGGSIWILTSGHMAH
- the qoxC gene encoding cytochrome aa3 quinol oxidase subunit III, giving the protein MAATVDKSLPLEYQTEQNQMNILGFWVFLGAEIVLFATLFATYFVLMDRTVGGPTAQDMFVLKDVLILTFILLTSSFTCGLAIFEMRRNNENGVLLWLAVTMVLGVAFIGMEVYEFVHYVGMGATMQTSAFLSSLYALLGTHGLHVTLGVGWMLAILIQVYQRGLTAITARKVFIISLYWHFLDVVWIFIFTFVYIQGMVN
- the qoxB gene encoding cytochrome aa3 quinol oxidase subunit I — protein: MGTGIKFNEILVTGDPIILASQIAILLTSIAIVAGLSYFHKWGWLWREWLTTVDHKKIGIMYIIAGVVMFFRGGMDGLMMRAQTSRPGLEILSSQHYNEVFTAHGVIMILFMAMPLLIGLMNIIIPLQIGARDVAFPWLNALSFWLFFSGAMLFNIAFVIGGAPDAGWTSYFPLAGKEFTPNIGNNYYAISLQIAGIGTLMSGINFIVTILKMRTKGMTLMRMPMFTWTSFIASVIIVAAFPIFTVALAYMGLDRIFGTHIFTISGGGEPMHWANLFWLWGHPEVYIVALPAFGIFSEIIATHSRKNLYGYSSMVVSIVGIALLSMLVWVHHFYTMGSGPVVNSVFSITTMLIAVPTGMKIFNWLFTMRKGRIQITNAMLWSLAFIPTFTIGGVTGVMLAMAAADYQYHNTMFLVAHFHYVLIPGVVFAVFAALYYWWPKIFGFLLNEKIGRWHFWLFNIGFNMTFMPMFFLGLKGMSRRMFTYQEGLGWEPLLMISFMGSLILAAGFAAFCYNIYWSFRYASRDVSNDPWDGRTLEWATASPVQHYNFAKLPEVTSIDAYWKMKKEGKTGLLKEEIEKVHLPSNSGIPFFMGVVFTIVGLFLVFEWLLPALVASTLIFAGLIMRSFDYDDGYYVGVDEVTRTEQSWRGEL